The following are from one region of the Gossypium hirsutum isolate 1008001.06 chromosome D03, Gossypium_hirsutum_v2.1, whole genome shotgun sequence genome:
- the LOC107950597 gene encoding uncharacterized protein isoform X1, with amino-acid sequence MSKKRKSDATRLDEVSRSMYTAFCSAANSLSQLYSHSMNHQSLSFQAGERYALEKLFEWILRQQEEGLKVMTTDIVAYLQNELEYGAEDFPMSPRQPFQQQQHPRPATHQNNLGSPFSSNPISAGTIAQGVRSADCQAKNSVFSNALSSPVRQSLQHYHSVPGANNISSSTNEPRNNETYHTNLQNRETDSPSTNDCMDMHADDSPHQDFPF; translated from the exons ATGTCGAAGAAAAGGAAATCCGATGCTACGCGCCTGGACGAGGTGAGTCGGAGCATGTACACTGCCTTCTGCAGCGCCGCTAATTCTCTTTCTCAGCTTTATTCCCACTCCATGAACCACCAGAGCCTCTCTTTCCAGGCTGGCGAACGTTACGCCTTG GAGAAACTTTTTGAGTGGATTTTGAGGCAGCAAGAAGAAGGATTGAAAGTGATGACAACTGATATTGTTGCTTATTTGCAG AATGAGCTTGAATATGGAGCAGAGGATTTCCCAATGTCCCCCAGACAGCCATTTCAGCAGCAGCAGCACCCTCGGCCTGCAACACACCAGAACAACTTAGGTTCTCCTTTTTCTTCTAATCCAATTTCAGCAGGCACAATTGCGCAAGGAGTTCGTTCTGCGGATTGCCAGGCAAAGAACTCTGTATTTTCAAATGCACTCTCCAGCCCTGTTCGTCAGAGCCTTCAGCACTACCACTCAGTCCCGGGAGCAAATAACATCAGCTCCTCTACCAATGAACCTCGAAATAATGAAACATACCACACTAACCTACAAAACAGAGAAACTGATTCCCCAAGCACTAACGATTGCATGGACATGCATGCTGATGATAGTCCACACCAAGATTTTCCTTTCTGA
- the LOC107950597 gene encoding uncharacterized protein isoform X2, with protein MSKKRKSDATRLDEEKLFEWILRQQEEGLKVMTTDIVAYLQNELEYGAEDFPMSPRQPFQQQQHPRPATHQNNLGSPFSSNPISAGTIAQGVRSADCQAKNSVFSNALSSPVRQSLQHYHSVPGANNISSSTNEPRNNETYHTNLQNRETDSPSTNDCMDMHADDSPHQDFPF; from the exons ATGTCGAAGAAAAGGAAATCCGATGCTACGCGCCTGGACGAG GAGAAACTTTTTGAGTGGATTTTGAGGCAGCAAGAAGAAGGATTGAAAGTGATGACAACTGATATTGTTGCTTATTTGCAG AATGAGCTTGAATATGGAGCAGAGGATTTCCCAATGTCCCCCAGACAGCCATTTCAGCAGCAGCAGCACCCTCGGCCTGCAACACACCAGAACAACTTAGGTTCTCCTTTTTCTTCTAATCCAATTTCAGCAGGCACAATTGCGCAAGGAGTTCGTTCTGCGGATTGCCAGGCAAAGAACTCTGTATTTTCAAATGCACTCTCCAGCCCTGTTCGTCAGAGCCTTCAGCACTACCACTCAGTCCCGGGAGCAAATAACATCAGCTCCTCTACCAATGAACCTCGAAATAATGAAACATACCACACTAACCTACAAAACAGAGAAACTGATTCCCCAAGCACTAACGATTGCATGGACATGCATGCTGATGATAGTCCACACCAAGATTTTCCTTTCTGA